The Polypterus senegalus isolate Bchr_013 chromosome 9, ASM1683550v1, whole genome shotgun sequence genome includes a window with the following:
- the LOC120535015 gene encoding G protein-activated inward rectifier potassium channel 4-like — protein sequence MLPYLPRPMMENSACYTLPPERKMSVVQNEEIQNRRDSSISKKSSTCVNLVQLPCTINTLNEKTSLNRKLSGSEPVKLQAALFNKSHQSFSVNPEELPRYHRPFSNDQQFKDSGNKWYTNYTMHNSFRTSTPPTRSVMSAPSFVFEKSQKQRCKLIGDDRQLYSSSNKKRQRYVTKDGKSQVNLGNIEEKKRFLSDIFTTIVDLKYRWFLFVFMMCYIVTWIMFAEIYFIVAWLRDDVNHIRDQTWNPCIENVDSFLSALLFSVESQRTIGYGYRMVTANCTEGVILLMIQSIIGSMIDALMVGCMFVKISRPKKRAQTLMFSTNCVISYRDEELCLMFRIGDLRDSHMVDAKIRAKLIKSRQTKEGEFIALEQSEFNLGYNTGEDRLFLVEPQIISHTINTSSPFWAMSADSLKREQFEIVVILEGIVEATGMTCQARTSYTDDEILWGYRFEPCMSLEKGAFRVDYSRFDKTFEVTTPLVSAKEMQALKDLERNEQSILSLYWDNVGNTYPSVDPENRLSRSGIDHISEERTPELKDKVFAV from the exons ATGCTGCCATATTTGCCACGGCCAATGATGGAGAATTCAGCATGTTATACTTTACCTCCAGAG CGTAAAATGTCAGTGGTGCAAAATGAAGAGATTCAAAACAGAAGGGATTCTTCCATTTCCAAGAAAAGCAGCACATGTGTAAATCTTGTTCAACTACCCTGCACCATCAATACTCTTAATGAGAAGACATCATTGAACAGGAAACTTAGCGGATCAGAACCTGTCAAACTTCAAGCAGCCTTATTCAATAAATCTCATCAAAGTTTCTCAGTAAATCCTGAAGAGTTGCCAAGGTACCATAGACCTTTTTCTAATGATCAGCAATTCAAGGACAGTGGCAACAAGTGGTATACAAACTACACAATGCACAACTCCTTCAGGACCTCAACTCCTCCTACACGTAGCGTAATGTCGGCTcccagttttgtttttgaaaaatcaCAGAAACAGAGATGCAAGCTCATTGGTGATGACCGTCAGCTTTACAGTTCCTCTAACAAAAAGCGCCAACGGTATGTGACAAAAGATGGCAAGAGCCAGGTTAACCTTGGCaatattgaagaaaagaaaaggtttCTTTCAGACATTTTCACCaccattgttgatctaaagtatcgctggtttttatttgtctttatgaTGTGTTATATTGTGACATGGATCATGTTTGCAGAAATTTATTTTATAGTTGCTTGGCTGAGGGATGATGTTAATCACATAAGGGACCAGACATGGAATCCATGCATTGAAAACGTGGATAGCTTTCTCTCTGCTTTATTGTTCTCAGTTGAGAGTCAACGAACCATTGGCTATGGTTACAGAATGGTAACAGCCAATTGCACAGAAGGTGTAATTTTACTTATGATTCAGTCAATCATTGGTTCCATGATTGATGCCCTCATGGTAGGATGTATGTTTGTGAAGATCTCTAGACCAAAAAAAAGAGCTCAGACTTTGATGTTCAGCACAAATTGCGTCATATCTTATCGGGATGAGGAACTATGCTTAATGTTTCGAATTGGGGATCTTCGAGACAGTCATATGGTGGATGCCAAAATAAGAGCCAAGCTAATCAAGTCCAGGCAAACTAAGGAAGGCGAGTTCATTGCACTGGAGCAATCTGAATTCAACCTTGGATATAACACAGGAGAGGACCGGCTTTTCTTAGTGGAACCTCAGATTATAAGTCATACCATTAACACAAGTAGTCCATTCTGGGCCATGAGTGCAGATTCCTTGAAAAGGGAACAGTTTGAGATTGTTGTGATCTTGGAAGGAATTGTGGAGGCAACAG GAATGACATGTCAGGCTAGGACTTCTTACACAGATGATGAGATACTCTGGGGTTACCGTTTCGagccatgcatgtctttggagaaaGGAGCCTTTCGTGTGGATTACAGCCGGTTTGACAAGACATTTGAAGTTACTACGCCATTGGTCAGTGCTAAAGAGATGCAAGCACTGAAAGACTTAGAAAGGAATGAGCAGTCCATCTTGAGCCTATATTGGGATAATGTGGGTAATACCTACCCGTCCGTAGATCCAGAGAACAGACTGAGCCGATCTGGCATTGACCATATCTCAGAAGAAAGGACACCAGAACTGAAGGACAAAGTATTTGCAGTTTAA